A genomic stretch from Sphingomonas sp. HDW15A includes:
- a CDS encoding TraB/GumN family protein has protein sequence MWAISDEDTTIFLFGTFHALDRDTGWFSNIVRAAFDHSEELVLETIVPSDPAELFASLSRQSLTGEAKAGQPVIATSRPNSGFVETSTQAMSAGRSVGMSVDHGADSVLRREAESEGKRIGGLESFDFQLAMFSSLPSPPQTADAGGNGSDMAAAMQTMKMAWKRGDSSQIAAVLGTMEQQSPETYRRLFAERNTRWAEWVARRMERPGVVFVAVGSGHLIGRDSVQQRLTERGYQPVRVS, from the coding sequence ATGTGGGCGATCAGTGATGAGGACACGACCATCTTCCTATTCGGAACCTTTCACGCGCTCGATCGCGACACAGGCTGGTTCAGCAACATCGTCCGCGCTGCCTTCGATCACTCCGAGGAGCTGGTGCTGGAAACAATCGTGCCGAGCGACCCGGCCGAACTGTTCGCCTCCCTGAGCCGACAGTCGCTGACGGGTGAAGCGAAAGCCGGCCAGCCGGTCATCGCGACGAGCCGGCCGAACTCCGGCTTCGTCGAGACCTCGACCCAGGCCATGTCCGCCGGAAGGTCGGTGGGCATGAGCGTCGATCATGGCGCCGACTCCGTTCTTCGCCGCGAAGCCGAGTCGGAGGGAAAGCGAATCGGCGGCCTGGAGAGTTTCGACTTCCAGTTGGCGATGTTCTCGTCCCTGCCCTCGCCGCCCCAAACCGCTGACGCGGGAGGCAACGGGAGCGATATGGCCGCCGCGATGCAGACCATGAAAATGGCCTGGAAACGCGGGGATTCCTCCCAGATCGCTGCCGTACTGGGAACGATGGAGCAGCAGTCGCCGGAAACTTATCGCCGCCTTTTCGCCGAGCGCAACACGCGCTGGGCGGAATGGGTCGCGCGGCGCATGGAGCGCCCGGGCGTGGTGTTCGTCGCCGTCGGATCGGGTCACCTCATAGGCCGCGACAGTGTGCAGCAGCGCCTGACCGAACGCGGGTACCAGCCGGTCCGCGTCAGCTAG
- a CDS encoding 50S ribosomal protein L25/general stress protein Ctc: MSEQLTLPAEARDRAGKGASRALRREGRVPAVIYGDKKQALSVHVEEKLLNKMLQTGHFMNTVVMIDAGGKTHRTLPKDVQFHPVTSRPIHVDFLRIGEHSTVTVAIPVRFDNEEASPGLKRGGVLNVVQHDIELVCDASHIPDEIHVDLTGLDIGDSIHISQVTLPKGAKPAIDDRDFTVATLVAPSAMKSEETEAAEAGEVPTVGEEDTDAGEGEASSESEGGEEA; encoded by the coding sequence ATGAGCGAACAGCTGACGCTGCCCGCCGAAGCGCGCGACCGGGCTGGCAAGGGAGCCTCCCGTGCACTGCGCCGCGAAGGCCGGGTCCCCGCCGTGATCTACGGCGACAAGAAGCAGGCCCTCTCCGTCCATGTGGAGGAGAAGCTGCTGAACAAGATGCTGCAGACGGGGCACTTCATGAACACCGTCGTCATGATCGACGCCGGCGGAAAAACCCACCGGACGCTGCCGAAGGACGTACAGTTTCACCCGGTCACCAGCCGCCCGATCCATGTCGACTTCCTGCGAATCGGCGAGCACAGCACTGTCACCGTCGCGATCCCGGTGCGCTTCGACAACGAAGAAGCATCGCCGGGCCTGAAGCGCGGCGGCGTGCTCAACGTCGTCCAGCACGACATCGAGCTGGTGTGCGACGCCTCTCACATCCCGGATGAGATCCACGTCGATCTCACCGGTCTCGATATCGGGGACTCGATCCACATCAGCCAGGTGACCCTGCCCAAGGGCGCCAAGCCGGCGATCGACGACCGCGACTTCACCGTCGCCACCCTCGTCGCCCCGTCGGCGATGAAGTCGGAAGAAACCGAAGCGGCGGAAGCCGGCGAAGTCCCGACCGTTGGCGAAGAAGACACCGACGCTGGCGAAGGCGAAGCCAGCAGCGAGAGCGAAGGCGGCGAGGAGGCCTAA